One part of the Lotus japonicus ecotype B-129 chromosome 2, LjGifu_v1.2 genome encodes these proteins:
- the LOC130737492 gene encoding cytochrome P450 86B1-like: MLMHLNIPYHTNTMTKPSSTSLNHTSSQSHMAEATGNLFSFTIFLFQHIQTLEIIIAAMVFIAIHSLSSKKHHGLPIWPFLGMLPSLLTGLRTNMYEFLTDILNHQNRTFTFRGPWFTDLNCIITSDPQNIEHLLKTNFTFFPKGKYFRDTVSDLLGDGIFSADDETWQRQRKTASIEFHSSKFRKLTNESLFELVHKRLIPVLESSVHKSIAIDLQDILLRLTFDNVCMIAFGIDPGCSQPHLPDIPFATAFEDATEATVLRFVTPACLWKAMRFLNLGMERKLKKSIQKVNEFAENVIRTRKMELSLCNYNEQKSDLLTVFMRLKDESGKPYSDKFLRDICVNFILAGRDTSSVALSWFFWLVDQNPEVEERILEEIYRVVSQREGIKKEELGNSLTFRPEEIKKMEYLHAALSEALRLYPSVPMDHKEVVEDDIFPDGTVLKKGTKVIYAIYAMGRMESIWGKDCKEFMPERWLRDGRFMSESAYKFAAFNGGPRLCLGKDFAYYQMKYAAASIIFRYRVKVVENHPVVPKLALTLYMKHGLRVNLHRRHEADLQKYFKFS, from the exons ATGCTCATGCATCTCAACATTCCCTATCATACCAACACCATGACCAAACCTAGCAGTACTAGTCTGAACCACACTTCCTCCCAGTCCCACATGGCTGAAGCCACAGGAAACTTGTTTTCCTTCACCATCTTCCTCTTTCAACACATCCAAACCTTGGAGATCATCATTGCAGCCATGGTGTTCATAGCAATTCATTCTTTGAGTTCAAAGAAGCATCATGGCCTACCCATTTGGCCTTTCCTTGGAATGCTACCTTCCTTGCTCACAGGACTAAGAACCAACATGTATGAGTTTCTCACAGATATTCTGAACCATCAAAATAGAACCTTTACATTCAGAGGGCCTTGGTTCACAGACCTCAACTGCATCATTACCTCTGATCCTCAAAACATAGAGCATCTTCTCAAGACAAATTTCACTTTTTTCCCAAAAGGAAAATACTTCAGGGACACAGTTTCTGATCTTCTTGGAGATGGGATTTTTAGTGCTGATGATGAGACATGGCAGAGGCAGAGGAAGACAGCAAGCATTGAATTCCACtcctcaaagttcaggaaactAACAAATGAGTCACTCTTTGAGCTTGTTCACAAGAGGCTCATACCTGTGTTGGAATCATCTGTTCACAAATCAATTGCCATAGATCTCCAAGATATCTTGTTAAGGCTCACTTTTGATAATGTGTGCATGATAGCTTTTGGTATCGATCCTGGCTGTTCACAGCCACATTTACCTGATATTCCATTTGCCACAGCCTTTGAGGATGCAACTGAAGCAACTGTGTTGAGATTTGTAACCCCTGCATGCCTTTGGAAGGCCATGAGGTTTCTCAACTTGGGAATGGAGAGAAAGCTAAAGAAATCAATACAGAAAGTTAATGAGTTTGCTGAGAATGTTATCAGGACAAGAAAGATGGAACTCTCTCTTTGCAATTACAATGAGCAAAAATCAGATTTGTTAACTGTGTTCATGAGGCTCAAGGATGAGAGTGGAAAACCATATTCAGACAAGTTCTTGAGGGATATATGTGTGAATTTCATATTAGCAGGAAGGGACACTTCTTCTGTTGCTTTGAGCTGGTTTTTCTGGTTGGTTGATCAGAATCCTGAAGTGGAGGAAAGAATACTAGAAGAGATTTACAGGGTGGTGAGCCAGAGGGAGGGAATCAAGAAGGAAGAGTTGGGAAATTCTTTGACATTTAGACCAGAGGAGATTAAAAAGATGGAATATTTGCATGCTGCTCTTTCAGAAGCTTTAAGATTATATCCTTCTGTGCCTATGGATCACAAGGAG GTGGTGGAAGATGACATTTTCCCAGATGGGACAGTCCTAAAGAAGGGAACAAAAGTGATCTATGCAATTTATGCAATGGGAAGAATGGAGAGCATATGGGGAAAGGACTGCAAGGAGTTCATGCCAGAAAGATGGTTAAGAGACGGGCGTTTCATGAGTGAGTCTGCCTACAAATTCGCTGCTTTCAATGGCGGACCTCGCTTGTGCTTAGGCAAAGATTTTGCATACTACCAGATGAAATATGCTGCAGCCAGCATCATCTTCCGCTACCGCGTGAAGGTGGTGGAGAACCACCCTGTGGTGCCAAAGCTTGCTTTGACTCTCTACATGAAGCATGGGTTGAGAGTTAACCTTCACAGGCGTCATGAAGCAGATCTTCAAAAATACTTCAAGTttagttaa